One window of Nicotiana tomentosiformis chromosome 11, ASM39032v3, whole genome shotgun sequence genomic DNA carries:
- the LOC104110161 gene encoding uncharacterized protein, translating into MAVSGTMIFLAALKLQKSTDQFSFNPILHHPRSCISTDGKKKEKKKKRVKFAEDVVEPSGNSEEYRKLHCNNNFSHENGYEAASSSSSNSDSNALKKSGKVQEMPANRVALYNSMLKGRVINRVTYSY; encoded by the exons ATGGCAGTTTCTGGGACCATGATCTTTTTAGCTGCTCTTAAACTTCAAAAATCTACAGATCAATTTTCTTTCAACCCAATTCTCCATCATCCTCGATCTTGCATCTCCACAG atgggaagaagaaggagaaaaagaagaagagagtgAAATTTGCAGAAGATGTGGTGGAGCCAAGTGGGAATAGTGAAGAATACAGAAAACTTCATTGTAATAATAATTTTAGCCATGAAAATGGATATGAAGCtgcttcttcatcttcttctaaTTCGGATTCAAATGCATTAAAGAAGAGTGGGAAAGTGCAAGAAATGCCAGCAAATAGAGTGGCCCTCTACAATTCTATGCTCAAGGGTCGGGTCATCAATCGGGTTACTTATTCCTATTGA
- the LOC104110162 gene encoding protein MANNAN SYNTHESIS-RELATED 1-like, with product MARDVRQVVAGLLTGSMLMMLCNMVKRDHFDPLVVENLSVQYDVIKVSKQSLIKLSDTSRGSLLMENHSLKPCWRKPLTINEEQSKGYIFFTLTESFEDHVSQIADAVVVARYLGATLVLPEIRGTKTGHKRQFGDIYDIKRFMTSLDGIVQIVRDPPTESSKVNITNIKVPSMVTKDFIASKIQPIFKAKRNLFLSTEFQSSNLAKAKEIDQNIKMDPFACLAIFGSLELQQELNQLVSTMVGTLRSLSYKTNGQFVAVDLKVEALGSMCKGNVIKTKQCYNAKEIGEFLKKIGFQRHTTIYLTQNGWHSSIDALREIFPNTFTKDAIIPAYEKAKYQITKSPEFEKVIDFQICTQADVFVPTISNLFYTNVVAKRIASGKTEVLVPTQKVSTSSVAMEYVSPYISKKSHWAYSCLC from the exons ATGGCAAGAGATGTAAGGCAAGTGGTTGCTGGTTTACTAACAGGTTCTATGCTTATGATGCTTTGCAATATGGTTAAAAGAGACCATTTTGATCCACTTGTTGTG GAAAATCTATCTGTCCAATATGATGTGATTAAAGTTTCGAAGCAAAGCCTTATTAAACTGTCAGATACAAGTAGAGGATCACTTCTGATGGAAAATCATTCCCTCAAACCTTGCTGGAGGAAGCCATTGACAA TAAATGAAGAGCAATCTAAAGGCTACATCTTCTTCACTCTTACAGAAAGCTTTGAAGATCATGTGTCACAA ATTGCTGATGCAGTGGTTGTGGCCAGATACCTCGGAGCAACTCTAGTCCTTCCTGAAATAAGAGGAACCAAAACAGGACACAAGAG GCAATTTGGAGATATTTATGACATAAAGAGATTCATGACAAGTTTAGATGGCATAGTTCAAATTGTAAGAGATCCACCAACGGAATCATCAAAAGTGAACATCACTAACATAAAGGTGCCAAGTATGGTGACCAAAGACTTCATTGCATCCAAAATTCAGCCAATTTTCAAAGCCAAAAGAAACTTATTTCTTTCAACTGAATTCCAATCTTCAAATTTGGCAAAGGCCAAAGAGATAGATCAAAATATAAAGATGGACCCTTTTGCATGTTTAGCAATATTTGGAAGTCTTGAGTTGCAACAAGAGTTAAATCAATTGGTTAGTACAATGGTTGGGACACTAAGAAGTTTGAGCTATAAAACAAATGGACAATTTGTTGCTGTGGATTTGAAGGTTGAGGCTTTGGGAAGTATGTGCAAAGGAAATGTGATTAAAACTAAGCAATGTTATAATGCCAAAGAGATTGGTGAGTTTTTGAAGAAGATTGGTTTTCAAAGGCACACTACTATTTACTTGACTCAAAATGGATGGCATAGCAGTATTGATGCTTTGAGAGAGATCTTCCCCAATACTTTCACCAAG GATGCTATAATTCCAGCATATGAGAAGGCTAAATACCAGATAACCAAAAGTCCTGAATTCGAGAAAGTTATCGACTTCCAAATATGTACACAAGCTGATGTTTTTGtaccaacaatttccaatctttTCTACACTAATGTTGTGGCAAAAAGAATTGCCTCAGGAAAGACAGAGGTACTTGTTCCAACACAAAAAGTTTCTACTTCATCTGTTGCAATGGAGTATGTATCTCCCTACATTTCCAAGAAATCGCACTGGGCTTATTCTTGCTTATGCTGA